In Rattus norvegicus strain BN/NHsdMcwi chromosome 3, GRCr8, whole genome shotgun sequence, a genomic segment contains:
- the LOC134486107 gene encoding large ribosomal subunit protein eL8-like — translation MPKGKKAKGKKVAPAPAVVKKQEAKKVVNPLFEKRPKNFGIGQDIQPKRDLTRFVKWPRYIRLQRQRAILYKWLKVSPAINQFTQALDRQTVTQPLKLAHKYRSETKQEKKQRLLARAEKKAAGKGDVPTKRPPVLRAGVNTVTTLVENKKAQLVVIAHDVDPIELVVFLPALCRKMGVPYCIIKGKARLGRLVHRKTCTTVAFTQVNSEDKGALAKLVEAIRTNYNDKYDEIRHHWGGNVLGPKSVARIAKLEKAKAKELATKLG, via the coding sequence atgcccaaaggaaagaaggccaaggggaagaaggtggccccggcccccgccgtggtcaagaaacaagaggccaaaaaggtggtcaatcctttgtttgagaaaaggcctaagaacttcggcattgggcaggacatccagcccaaaagagatctcacgcgcttcgtcaaatggccccgctacatcaggctgcagcggcaaagagccatcctctataagtgGCTCAAAGTatctcctgccatcaaccagttcacccaggccctggacaggcaaacagtgaCTCAGCCGCTTAAGCTCGCCCACAAGTACAggtcagagacaaagcaggagaagaagcagaggctgctggcccgcgctgagaagaaagctgctggcaaaggggacgttCCAACaaagagaccacctgtcctccgagcaggggtcaatacagtcaccactttggtggagaacaagaaggctcagctggtggtgattgcccatgatgtagaccccattgagctggtggttttcctgcctgccctgtgtcgaaagatgggggtgccctactgcatcatcaagggaaaggccaggctggggcgcctggtccacaggaagacgtgcaccactgttgccttcacacaggtgaactcggaagacaagggtgctctggctaagctggtggaagctattaggaccaattataatgacaaaTATGACGAGATCCGccaccactggggaggcaacgtcctgggtcctaagtctgtggctcgcattgccaagctggaaaaggcaaaggctaaagaactcgccactaagctgggttaa